In the Hordeum vulgare subsp. vulgare chromosome 7H, MorexV3_pseudomolecules_assembly, whole genome shotgun sequence genome, one interval contains:
- the LOC123413170 gene encoding transmembrane 9 superfamily member 9-like, with the protein MTISLPATAVALFVVLAALCLLVVPSAGFYLPGVAPNDFEKKDHLPVKVNKLTSIKTQLPYSFYSLPFCKPDTIVDSAENLGEVLRGDRIENSPYVFEMRVPQMCQIVCKISVGEKEGKGLKEKIEDEYRVNMILDNLPLVVPIQRVDQEGAYFYQHGFHVGAKGQYSGSKDEKYFIHNHLSFTVKYHRDAQRDVSRIVAFEVKPYSVKHEYGQWNDKKTHLTTCDPHAKRIITSSDSPQEVEVGKDIVFTYDVDFKESDIKWASRWDSYLLMTDDQIHWFSIVNSLMIVLFLSGMVAMIMLRTLYRDISKYNQLETQEEAQEETGWKLVHGDVFRPPANSDWLCVYVGTGVQFFGMMLVTMVFAVLGFLSPSNRGGLMTAMLLLWVFMGLLAGYSSSRLYKLFKGSEWKNIALRTAFTFPGSVFTVFFFLNILIWGQKSSGAVPFTTMFALVLLWFGISVPLVFVGSYLGFKKPAIEDPVKTNKIPRQVPEQAWYMNSIFSILIGGILPFGAVFIELFFILTSIWLHQFYYIFGFLFLVFLILIVTCAEISIVLCYFQLCSEDYLWWWRSYLTSGSSALYLFLYATFYFFTKLEITKFVSAILYFGYMLIASYAFFALTGTIGFYACLMFTRLIYSSVKIE; encoded by the exons ATGACGATATCGCTGCCGGCAACGGCGGTGGCTCTGTTCGTTGTCCTCGCCGCACTCTGCCTCCTCGTTGTCCCGTCCGCCGGATTCTACCTCCCCGGCGTCGCGCCCAACGACTTCGAAAAG AAAGACCATCTCCCTGTGAAAGTCAATAAACTGACTTCAATTAAGACACAGCTTCCCTACTCCTTCTACTCTCTCCCATTCTGTAAGCCAGATACGATTGTTGACAGTGCTGAAAATCTGGGTGAAGTTCTCCGTGGGGATCGCATTGAGaactctccatatgtg TTTGAAATGAGGGTACCTCAGATGTGTCAAATAGTCTGCAAGATTTCAGTTGGGGAAAAAGAAGGAAAGGGTCTCAAGGAAAAGATTGAAGATGAGTACCGTGTGAACAT GATTCTTGACAATCTACCTCTAGTTGTTCCTATTCAAAGAgtggatcaagaaggtgcttaTTTCTATCAACATGGGTTCCATGTTGGAGCCAAAGGACAATACTCAGGG AGTAAGGATGAAAAGTACTTCATCCACAATCATTTGTCCTTTACGGTGAAATATCACAGGGATGCACAGAGGGATGTTTCTAGGATAGTGGCCTTTGAAGTAAAACCCTACAG TGTGAAGCACGAATATGGACAGTGGAATGACAAGAAGACTCATCTGACCACTTGCGATCCGCATGCGAAACGTATAATTACATCCTCTGATTCTCCTCAGGAGGTTGAAGTTGGCAAAGACATTGTCTTCACATACGATGTGGATTTCAAG GAGAGTGATATCAAGTGGGCATCTCGCTGGGATAGTTATCTGCTGATGACAGATGATCAAATCCATTGGTTCTCCATTGTAAATTCTCTCATGATCGTTCTCTTCCTTTCCGGAATGGTTGCAATGATCATGCTCCGGACCCTTTATCGGGATATCTCCAAGTATAACCAGCTTGAGACTCAGGAGGAAGCCCAAGAAGAAACTGGATGGAAGCTTGTTCATGGTGATGTTTTCAGGCCGCCTGCCAACTCTGATTGGCTCTGTGTTTATGTTGGTACAGGTGTCCAGTTTTTCGGCATGATGCTTGTCACgatggtctttgcagtccttggcTTCCTTTCTCCATCCAACAGAGGTGGGCTGATGACAGCTATGCTCTTGCTTTGGGTTTTCATGGGTTTGCTTGCTGGTTACTCTTCTTCACGTCTCTACAAGTTGTTCAAGGGTTCAGAATGGAAGAACATTGCCTTGAGGACAGCATTCACCTTCCCTGGCAGCGTGTTCactgttttcttcttcttgaataTTCTTATCTGGGGGCAGAAGTCCTCTGGTGCAGTTCCATTCACCACAATGTTTGCCCTTGTCCTCCTTTGGTTCGGTATCTCGGTGCCTCTAGTGTTTGTTGGGAGTTACCTTGGTTTCAAGAAACCTGCCATTGAAGACCCTGTGAAAACAAACAAGATACCCAGGCAGGTACCTGAGCAAGCCTGGTACATGAACTCAATCTTTTCGATTCTAATTGGAGGAATCCTTCCATTTGGAGCTGTGTTCATTGAGCTCTTCTTTATCCTGACCTCCATCTGGCTGCACCAATTCTACTACATCTTTGGGttcctcttcctcgtcttcctGATTCTGATCGTCACATGTGCCGAGATATCGATTGTGCTCTGCTACTTCCAGCTATGCAGTGAGGATTACCTATGGTGGTGGCGATCATACCTGACATCAGGATCTTCTGCCCTGTACCTCTTCCTTTATGCGACTTTCTACTTCTTCACAAAGCTGGAGATCACAAAGTTTGTGTCAGCCATCCTTTACTTCGGCTACATGCTCATCGCCTCATATGCATTCTTTGCCTTGACGGGTACAATTGGATTCTATGCCTGTTTAATGTTCACCAGGCTGATTTACTCGTCTGTGAAGATTGAGTAA